The following DNA comes from Astatotilapia calliptera chromosome 6, fAstCal1.2, whole genome shotgun sequence.
gtttgcaagtgttttggagtttgcatgtgttttggagtttgcaagtgttttggagtttgtacgtgttttgtctctaggggccatcGTATATATTAATTGAAGTGCTTTGAATTTGTACCACTGATTTCTTCTCCCAGTTATGAGCCGCCTTTAAAGGCTCGTTACTTATTTTATGTATGCTACCTATCACAAAGCAAGCAcaaattattattcttattctattaaactgtagcttgcctccagcAGTCTGTGAAtctgagagtgaatgaataatggataatggaattgtaaagcgctttgggtgccttgaaaagcgctatataaatccaatccattattctgtttttcttaaacAGATTGCAGAGAAAATTGGGTGGCCTTCAGTGATAGTTTGTACCAAGTTTCTTCAGAGCAGAAATCCTGGCAAGAAAGCAGACAAGACTGTCTTCAAAAAGGTTCAGACCTGATGATTATTAAGAACCGAGAggaacaggtgtgtgtgtgcaaacctaaTACAAATGTGTGTAGAACAAAGACTAAAACAGAGGATACACTGATGCATCACTTTAAGTTCTGCATGTgtacatttcatttctttctttctggaaAAGAACTTTGTGAACCAGTTCAAGAAGTGTTTGTGGATTGGACTAACTGACTCAGAGACAGGGGACAAGGAAATGGGTGGATGGGACTCGAATGAACACAaggttgaaataaaaataaaattcctcTCCTGTCCATAAAGTCTTCTTATGTCATTAATGtttatgttgattcatggttttcttcagtttttgttcttcggcagaatatttttaaggtggtTATCTGCTAtagaagtgtgtgtgagagcgtttcagtaataatgtcccttacgCATCTCatactgttttccttctctaaccccaaccggtcgcagcagatggccgcccctccctgagcctggttctgtcggaggtttcttcctgttaaaagggagtttttccttcccactgtcgccaaagtgcttgttgggtttttctctgtatctattattgtacgatctactgtacaataggcgaccgttgttgtgattttgcgctatatattaaaaatatatatacagggctttagagtgcgaccaaatttttcaatggtgcgactaaaaaaaatcttatgtcGCACcggtgcgaccaactgttcgagtagcaaaaaataaataaaataaaaaatactctgCAACTCTGAAAGTTTCCGTGTGGTCAACAGCAGACACACATTGTGCCCCTGTTGtggtctaaaccaatcagagacagTCAGGGGCGGGCGCTCTCTGAGTGGTCGTGGTCTAGATATTCATGTAGTCCGTGTGTACATTTGAAAGtgcagggcgggcggagggaaagagtagcttgaataaagtgatatcGATTagttaaatcctgaatcgacttttaaacataaatgtgttttgccagaaacgccataatctcaggttaaagctcagaAAACtttttcaacaaccaccaaacagtaaatgagagcaggtacacggattccacacaaagacgtaaacacagagcgcggacccaacgcatcagaatcagctttctctttctcggctttctcacccggcGGCACGTACATGGCTtttggggctgaaagccgacagctcactgattctgatgcgtcgggtccgtgctgtgtttatgtgtttttttacgctagattctgagctgcaggttttgtctctctccaaccaaaattcactgaatcaGCAGCAAACTActcttcacatttgataaacatcgtcatgagttccctcttacttttgctgttttgcctccaccacaataaaaatcacccttcatgcacagctctctctcttgctctctctctgtgtacttcaagaacagtttcccatctcaaatctgttttctgcattatccaTTCGCTTATTatccaccagtctaccgttatTTACAGCACTGTTGgccgctgtctttttttttctttttttacttaatgacctcggacaagaaagactaatttctgctgttcaatactgaagacatttaaacttcttaaaactatgcaaaattgcagaatatttttaaggttatctgctataaaaagccaggccaggacAATCTCCTTCATGTGAAAAACGGGATGGACTTTCATAGCTGTTGGAAGCTGAAGACGATAAGTAACCGGGTTGTTTATTTACTCATGGCTGCAAAGTTTCTTCatccaagtattaaaaacaatctttatatttaaatgtatctttgttttcagcattaacactgtgaggaatttTGAAGTCATTCAACAAATATGTAGGgctctttcttccatttgcacaatatctataaaattagaaacatcctgtctcagagtgacaccGAAAAACTGGTTCATGCATTTACTTCTTCTATGTtcgactactgtaattcatcattatcaggatgtcctataAACTTCCTGAAAAGTGTTTGATTTGATCCAaactgctgcagcaagagtactgaccgggaatagaaagagagagcatatttatCCTGtgttggcttcccttcattggctccctgttaaatccagaatcaatttcaaaatcctgttCCTCACGTACAAGGTCTTTTATAATCAGGgctcatcttatcttaatgaccttatagtaacATGTCAcgctattagagcacttcactgtCAGACTttaggcctacttgttgttcgtAGAGTTTttcaaagtagaatgggagggagagcttTTGATTTTCAGGCCCcttttctgtggaaccagcttccagtttggattcaggagacagacactatctctactttttaGATTAGGCtttaaactttactttttgctaaagcatatagtcagggctggatcaggtgaccctgaatcctaccttagttatgctgcaataggtgtaggctgcaggggaattcccatgatgcatttagTGTTTCTTCTTTAGTCACTTTTCCAAcccactatgtgtttatacacttctctgtatttaattattagttattattaatctctggctctctttcagAGCAAgtattttgtcctgtttttctcccctcaccccaactggtGGCGACAGATggtcgcccctccctgagcctggtactgttggaggttttttcctgtgaaaagggaatttttccttcctactgttgccaaCAATACTACACTCAAAAGGATGTAACAATGGCAGTTTATTTGACTTATGATTACAGTTATCACTTTTTGAACACTTTTGTACAATTCAGTGTTTAAATAATGGTGCAAGTAATGGTCAAGTTGCAGATTTCAGCATCAGTGATGTTGAGATCTGAAACTTGACATGACAAACATACACCCTAAGACTATCTTTAGGATAAAGAACAACCAGTTCTAGAAGTGATGATGTGGCACAAACAGTACAGATGTCAACATCAGAGGTGTACTTATAAGTGACTTAGGAGTGAGCAATGAATATACCAGATGCCcttcatccattcattctcctcatgtatggacattgcttgtggtgtaaagtgtccaaagtattaATACTCTTTGCTGACGATACAAACATCTTCTGCTCTGGTGATGATGtgcagaatttattggaggatatgactaatgaaataagtaaagtgaagttctggcttgataaaaacaaattatcattaaatttgaataaatctaaacttatgtcatttggaaatagtagtttaaatacTAATGCTAAGATTCAAATAAAAggtgttgatattgaaagagtcagtgaaaataaatttctgggggtaataatagatgaaaaacttaactggagGCCTCACGTAAGATACATTCATTCCAAAGTATAACAAAGCATTGCAAtactaaacaaggcaaagcaGGTATTagacagaacatcacttcatattctctactgttcGCTGATTTCACCATACATAAGCTATTGTGCAGAAGTCTGGGGCAAcaactataaaaccacattgccttcactttttactcttcaaaaagAGCAGTTCGAATCATCCACAGTGCAGGTTATaagggaacatacaaactcacgatttttgcagtctgaaatattgaaaattgtcgatctagtgaaattccaaacagcacaaattctattcaaagcaaaaaataaagaactgccaggtaatattcagagtatcCTTTTTTGAaagaagttataatttaaggggtttttgtaacttcaaaacaggGAAGGTGCGTACTACaagaaaaagcttttgtgtTACTGTGCATGGAGtgaaactgtggaacagtttgaatatggaattaaagcaatgtccaaacataaaacagttcaaAAGGAGATATAAAAATTTGATATTCTCGAACTATAAAGACAAGGGAAATATTGAAATTAAGTGAATATCTGTgggtgaccgtggctcagggggttggaaatcacatctgtaaccggaaggtcgccggttcgatccctgggctctctgtcctggtcgttgtgtccttgggcaagacactttaccctacttgcctactggtgttggccagaggggccgatggcgcgatatggcagcctcgcttctgtcagtctgccccagggcagctgtggctacaactgtagcttgcctccaccagtgtatgaatgtgagagtgaatgaatagtggtattgtaaagcgctttgggtgccttgaaaagcgctatatcaatccaaaAAAtatctctatttaaaaaaaaaatcatgatgtgatattatagtatatattatatcagaaatctgttcactatttttattacagattatatcagtaaggaagctgactaaatgtTAACTGATATCTTATGGCAAAGGGGTGCGATTAAATAAGTgtgtacttcttcccactccctttcaacatgtaaatgaaTTAGAACGGTAGCAATATTGAAATGTATTGACTTTTGTTTagtatttttctctctctcttatctTCTTTATTAAATCTACCTGTAtattgtttgcatgtttgaaataaatgaacaaacaaacaaacaaacaataaaggcTTATATCCATACTAAGAATATGCTCGCTTGTACTTATTtacatttagaatcaccaaccTAATTAACGTAACCACATGCATGCCTTCTGGCTGTGAGAATTCTGAGTACCTGTACATGATTACCTGTTGTAATGctatgtgtgctgttttcatAATTCTGTAGATCATTAAACATAAACAGATGTCGCATCTAAAATGGCAATGGGttttttaataagaaaaagCGATTCCAGGCCTTTTAATGAAGTATATGTGGTAATAACAAAATGGCACTGAATACAAGCAGTCAGACAACTTCACATCATTCTTTCTACAAATAATTTGGTTTTTTTCTGGCACCCTTAAAAAATGGTAACTGTGACAATCTTCCACATgggtttttgcatttttctcatTTAGTTTCCAAACTATTGAAGTCATTTACTTGTTTTCCAGTAACCAGGCTCATGTTGTCACACATAACTCGAGAAACAGTTCTTGCTGTTATAATGTAATGAATAAAGTATTTTTGATATTATTTGCAAACACACATGATTATGTTTGCTTAAAGTAGATCAGTGCTGCCAACACATGTATGAAGAGTCTTTGTACATGTGTTGTACAAAGACACAGTGGGACAGAggtatattttatatgtataaaaagaagataatcacATAATTTGAacagtatttaaatatttttctatgtaTGACATACAGACAACAGCCTGCACACCAACTTTATAAACAAAGTATTATGTTGGTTGTCTTTTCTTCTGCCTCTCTGCTTTCACTTAAAATCAGCTGACAACCTGAAATCAATGGTGATATTATATGACTACATTTATTTGTCATGATTTTACATCTTAATATTTTCTGGTGGGTTTAATTATCTATAAATTTTTTTCACAAATCCAGACTTTTTTTGTGTCACACGGTGCATCATTCCAGGAGTTTTCTCTTTCATAGAAATAGATTTCTCCACAATCTTCATCATTTCCTCCATAACTGTTAGGCTCGTCGGTGTCCCAGAAGCTGAACACAAAAAATACGAAAAAAGACTAACAATTTTATACTGACACTGAAGTCATGGTATACTGAtctaacaaacaaaactttacACCTACACTTTATCTTAAAATGCAAGTTACCAATAATAATTTATGAAAGAGTCATGCAACAAACATAAAGTGTGAAACCTGATGGTAGGTGTAGTCCCATCCACCCATTTCCATGTCTGTTCTTTTTCGGTGTCAGTCAGTCCAATCCATGTCCgatttttaaactctcttaTGAAGTTCTTAttcacagaaaaagaaataaagaataacaTTAAATACATCTGAGTTTTacacttttgtctttgtgtctcaGAAACAGATTTTGCTCCTATATACTGTACCTGTTCCTCTCTGCTGTTGATAATCACCAAGTCTGCCCCTCTCTGCAGACAGTCCTCTCTGCTGTCTTTCCAGGTGTTTTCAGTAGATGAAACGTAATATAAACTGTGTTTGAAGTATATCCATCCTCGTTGGATATAGCGAGCTGCAAAGGACAGTAAAACTGAACCTTCAAAATTATGCtcaagaaaataacaaacagtaatgttaataatgataatactgTTTAGCGTTACACTCAcctaattcattcattttaatgtcTTCTTCTTTAGTCAAGTTTTTAATAATGGCCTCACAAtctggtgttgttgttgtatcaGAACTGTCTGTAAGAGCAAACATTTCCTTAAGTAACTACACCACCAGAGTGCCACATGAATGAACCTGATTAAAGTTAAATTCATTGCAATTCTTCAAACTGTAACAGTAATTCTCTGTCATTTCTATTCTTATATTATTCAGATGGTGAATTTATGGTCACattacaaagaaaatgtaagTTGACTCACAAAAAGCCAGTCGCAGTGAAATGTTGAGTGTAGCTTGAAGAATACACAGAAGTGCAAAGCTCAAAGCAACCAGTCTGCagagttttctttctgtgtgcagGAACATGTaagaaaattaaatttattgtcattataTAAGAATGTACAACGAAAATTATGCTGCACTGCCAGGATATGGACTcatgcataataataataataataatataaacaacaacaggagaataaaaaaatgcatgGAGGGGTAAATAAAGAGAAAGTAGAAATGATAAACATGTTACATAATAAATATCTTATACATAAAAAAACTGTCTTTAGTGGTTTTTGAGTTCAGTGTGGTTACAGTGGTAGGGTAAGAACTGTTCAGGAATCGTTTGGTGTGACTTTTTATGCATCTGTATCTCTTACCAGATGTGTATTAGCAGACTGATAAAAGAGCATTAGCTGGTGTGCTAAACCATAAAGATTGCACAGAGCACAGGCTAAAAACAGCCtctcagaaatgtatatttaaagATGAAATGTTGACTGCATTCATTTCCTGGTTTGTCAGTTGCGGCTCCTGACAAGCAAGTCTAGGAGGGGAGAGCGCTAACAGCTGGATCTTGTAGGGAGGAGAACAGAGGACCGAAATATTGACTGCATTCATTTCCTGGTTTGTTGGTAGGGGCTGTCGAAAAGCGAGTGTACAGTACATCTGTTTGACCAACACCTGGACTATATTTAACATTTGCCTGAGCATACCTGGTGCCCAAtaatccagccctaactatatgctttatcaaaaaggaaggtTTTAAGCCTAAGCTTAAAagcagagatagtgtctgtctcctgaatccaaactggaagctggttccactgaAGAGGGGCTGAAAACTGAAAGCTCTGTCTCCCATTCTGCTTTTCAATattctaggaacaacaagtaagcctgcagtctgagactGAAGAGCTCTAATGGGTCATATGacactatttattattatttgattataAAAAACCTTGTGGAGAATGATTTTGAATTAGATTCTGGattaaacagggagccaataagGAGAAGGTAATATatgagaaatatgctctctttctagtcactgtcagtactcttgctgcagcatttaggATTAACTTAAAGCTTTTCAGTGAGTAAGTATCTGGTTAGtatggaagaggattagggccaccgGAAAAAAAGTGGgcagagtacaataacctcGGTTTTAGCTGAATTTAGAAAGCCCTGATACTGAGttctttaaaagaagaaactaTTAAATAGttcataaatattaaatacaatTATCAAATAATTTTAATAGTGTTAGTggttgaaaaaataaactttgaatGCAGTTTACTCCCTAATCGTTTGGTTTTCTTAAAAACTAAAATCCTCCACTTGATTCCAACAATATCTACCAAGGTGGGGTTTTCAATGAAACTCATAATCAAAGCTAGaataaatggtctgtatttgtgtaGCACTTTACTggggtcctaaggaccccaaagcactttacactatacataatcatccacccattcacacactggtgatggcaagctacagtgtagccacagctgccctggggcgcactgacagaggcgaggagccggggctcgaaccggcaaccttccgattacaagacgaacgcccaactcttgagccacgatcaccccaaTCAAACATATGACACTGACAGACAGCATGAAAATCTTCTATATAAATTGAATTACTTACTTCTGGTTGAAGTATCAGCTCCATTTTCACAATCCATGTCAGATTTGTATTTAAGAACAAACTTATTTTGCTGTGGTGTGGCAAAGGCATGTAATAAGAAAATGCAGAACTAATTTATAACCTCcttatctttctttcttccgTTTTTGATAGCATCTGCAGTTTTAAGCACACAGCTTCCTGCTTTGCTGTACTTCTATCTTAAGTTATGGTTTGTTAGTTGAGACAgtttttgtcatggtccctggTTCCTCTATGCAAGAGGTTTCAAACTCATTTTATCTTAGGGGCCACATTGAGGAAAATATATTCCCAAGTTTAAACTTTACAAGATTATCTCATGGGCTGgataaaacctttttaaaaacatacccCCCCCAGTTTGGATCAGGCCTGCAAATGCACCACTGCAAAGTGGTAAGTCAGAGCAGTCAGACATTATAATTGAAAACTATTGGCATTTTGTGGCCGCATGAGACAGCTGTAACTGTTGCAATCTGCTGTGTGGCAAGCAGgttaggacccaaacgcaggactccaAAAGCACAAAGTTAAGTGAGACCTGAGTCTGGGAACCTCCCTTGGTAGGTGGAGCTGGTTTTTTGTCCCTTTCATAAGCTCAGATGTAGGCAATTAGGTTTTCTCTGGAGCAAACCTCAAGCTGTGAGTGCTTGGTCCAAGCCACGCGAGTTGGCACTTTTAACTTCTTTTATGAAAGCTTGCTGCGGGCCCCCTAGCCTTCTGTTAGAACGGTAGGACATAGAAAATGTACTTGAGGTCTGGCTGTTTGGCAGAGATTTAAAGTTATTTGCACGCTTGTAGGTGGGAAACATTGCCTTACTGCAGCAGAGAAACGTGTAGTGGACTCCACCGTCACTGACCAATATTTATTAGGGTGTGATGCCAACTTGTGGACAGGTAACTAAGCAATACAGTTGAAGCCAGGTTGGAGGGATACTCCTGCTGCGTTTTAGTGTCCAGTGTAAGTCATCTCCTGCTTTCATTTACCGAGTACCGAGCTGCTGCTTTGTCGAGTGGATTTCtggattaatttgtttttaaactggtgTAATTCGACAGCCAAGGGCTGAAAGCTTATTGTGATGGCTGTGTCTGTCGattttgttcagtttatttgttttattctttctgtATAGACACCGCAGATATTGATTGCCTTTTAGAGTGgtttacctttttaaaaaaatcttaataaaTATATCGCGTTGCAGATAGTGAGGGCACTGCATGGAAAGCCAACCCGCTTTTTGCATGCCTGAGTGAGTGAAGACGGCACTGAAGATTCACCTTTTTGTGCTTAGAAACATAtaatcatttatgcttagaaatatataATCATTTGTATTCTGATAAAAATCATGTCCTTATTAGGTCTGATAAGATTCTGTGTGCACTTGTGTACCATGAGATGAGAGGAAGCAGACTTCCTCTCATCTCAACcagacttttctgttttctttaaagagtTCACAGCTTGAAATGTGCATTTGAAATATGACATATTGcaagttcctgtttttatagtttagcAAGATGCTTActtctgcttttctgcatacctcACACAGAGTTTAAAGATCGTATGGCTggaaactagggctgggcgatatgacccaaaattcatatctcgatattttttagctgggtggcaatataagatatatatctcgatattttttaaagccataagttaagaacaaaaagagagttcttagtcacactgtgtcccagatgtcacacaggcatttttatttacatacagcatagatttacatgaagaaattactcaaaaataaattatcagcatttattaaataatcatgctccataaataaaagaaaacaatgttgtttttgtgcataacaaaaagctcataattgtgcagtcaaaatgtaaactaacagaTGCTGaacataataacaaagacagatttcacagctgctctgttcccaacttctactgcgtgactgacagccttgagtttgaaatcctcttcgtaaccatgtctcttaacag
Coding sequences within:
- the LOC113023956 gene encoding CD209 antigen-like protein A; protein product: MFLHTERKLCRLVALSFALLCILQATLNISLRLAFYSSDTTTTPDCEAIIKNLTKEEDIKMNELARYIQRGWIYFKHSLYYVSSTENTWKDSREDCLQRGADLVIINSREEQNFIREFKNRTWIGLTDTEKEQTWKWVDGTTPTISFWDTDEPNSYGGNDEDCGEIYFYERENSWNDAPCDTKKVWICEKNL